Within the Saccharomonospora amisosensis genome, the region TGTGTCGCCAGGTCGACAAGTTCAAGCCGGCCGCACTGATGATGCTGGACCGGGACGAGTCCGCTCTGCACGCGGTGCGGCTGTCTCTCTACGGCAAAGCGGACCTCGACTCGCCGAACGTCATCCTCGCCGACATCCGCGATGCGGACCGGATACGGGAGGTGTTCCTGCGGTACCAGCCCGACGTGGTGTTTCACGCGGCGGCGTTGAAGCACCTCGCCATGCTTGAACGGTATCCGGAGGAAGCGTGGAAGACGAACGTACTTGGCACGATCACGCTGCTGGAAGCGGCATGCGAGTCGGGAGTCAGCAAGTTCATCAACGTGTCCACCGACAAGGCCGCCAATCCCTCCAGCATGCTCGGTCGCTCAAAGCGAATCGGTGAGCGCCTGGTCGCTGGCACCGCCGCGCGCTGCGGCGGCACGTTCCTTTCGGTGCGGTTCGGCAACGTCCTCGGCAGCCGAGGGTCGGTGCTCACGACGTTCGCCGAGCAACTCTCCTCGGGTGCACCGCTCACCGTGACACACCCGGACGTAACCCGGTTCTTCATGACGGTCCCGGAAGCGGTCGAGTTGGTCATCCAGGCGGCCGCTATCGGCCGCTCAGGCGAGGCTCTCGTCCTCGACATGGGAGAACCGGTGCGGATCGCCGAGCTCGCCGAGATGCTGATGGCGCTGTCCGGGCGACAGTCGCCGATTGTCTACACCGGCCTTGGCCGTGGGGAGAAGCTGCACGAGGAACTCTTCGGCTCCGGCGAGTTGGACAGACGGCCGGTACATCCGGCGATCTCTCACATCCGGGTGTCCGGAATCGACACGGCGACGGTGCGCACCGTGGGCTCCCAGCTTGACGTCGCCCGCGCGATGACCGAACTCGTCGACAGCGAGGTGTCCATCCCACGGGTACGTGAGCCGCAGCCGGTGGAGCTTCGGCCGGCCGAGCGATCCGACAGCCGCGAACAGGCGCACCTGACATCCAACCATCACTTCGATCCGGGCAGCTCCACACCGCAAAGGGGGCATCGGTGAGTACGGTCGTGAAATCGCCGGGGCGGCTGGTAGTCGTCGGGCAGGGCTTCGTAGGGCTTCCGATCGCGATGCGTGCCGTCGAGGTCGGCTTCGACGTGGTCGGTGTGGACGTCGACGTGGTCAGGGTGTGGTCGCTTCGGGACGGGCGTTCCTACGTCGAGGATGTGACCGACGACGAGCTCGAACGGGCTCTTTCGTCGGGCAGATACCGACCGACCGACGACTACGCCGACGTCGAGGGGTTCGACGCCGCAATCATCACGGTCCCGACACCGCTTCGGGACTCCTCGCCCGACCTCAGCTTCATCGAGGCAGCGACGAAAAGCATCGCGGAGCACGTCCGCCCGGGTGTCACCGTGGTGCTGGAATCCACCACCTACCCCGGCACCACGGAGGAGCTGGTGGTGCCTCTGCTCGAGAAGGGCAGCGGGCTCTCAGCCGGGCAGGACTTCCTGGTCGGGTACAGCCCCGAACGCATCGACCCGGGAAACACCCGCTGGCGATTCGCGAACACACCCAAGGTGGTTTCGGGAATCGAGAGCCGCTCGCTGGCCGCCGTGCAGCGGCTGTACGACCGGCTCGTCGAGCGAACCGTGCCGGTTACGACGCCGAAGGAAGCCGAACTCGCGAAGCTGCTGGAAAACACGTTCCGGCACGTGAACATCGCGCTCGTCAACGAATTGGCCGTCTTCGCACACCAGCTGGGCGTCGACATCTGGGAGGCCATCGACGCGGCCACGACCAAACCGTTCGGCTTCATGCGGTTCACGCCAGGACCCGGTGTGGGCGGGCACTGCCTTCCGGTGGACCCGACCTACCTGTCCTGGCGCGTGCGTCGTGACCTCAAGCGGGACTTCCGGTTCGTCAGCCTGGCCAACGATGTCAACGACCACATGCCGGACTACGTGGTGCAGCGACTGGGAGCATCGCTGAACCGGATGCGCAAGCCGGTCAACGACAGCACCGTGGTGCTGTTGGGCCTTGCCTACAAACCCAACACCGGTGACATCCGCGAGTCACCCGCACTCAGGCTCACCGAGTTGCTCACCGAGCAGGGTGCGAACGTGCTGGCCATCGACTCCCATGTGGAACCCCATAGGTGCCCTTCGAACGTGAAGCTCGTCGAGTTGTCCTGCCAGGTTGTGCGTGACGCCGATGTCGTGGTGCTGCTTACCGACCACGACGACGTCGATTACACACTGGTGCAACGCAGCGCGACCGCCGTCCTCGACACCCGGCGCCGACTGTCCGGCTCGAACGTCGAATACCTGTGACGGCGGCCGACCTCACCGAGACGGTTGTGGAGCGCGGGCACCGGCACTGCGAAGTTTGATCAGGTACTCCATGAGCGTGACAAGCGCGTGCTTGCTGAGTTCCTTGTCCCGTGCGTCGGTGAGCGTTATGGGAACCTCTCGGTCCACGTCGAGCGCGGCCCTGACCTGTTCGACGTCGTAGACGGGCGCGTTCTGGAAGCAGTTCACCGCCACCATGAACGGCACCTTCCTGCGCTCGAAGAAGTCCACCGACGCGAAGCAGTTGTCCAGCCTGCGGGTGTCGGCGAGCACAACCGCGCCGAGCGCTCCCTTTGCCAGTTCGTCCCACATGAACCAGAACCGTTGCTGGCCCGGTGTCCCGAACAGGTACAGCACCAGTTTGGGATTGATCGTGATCCTGCCGAAGTCGATCGCGACCGTCGTGGTGGTCTTTGCCTCCACCCCGGAAATGTCGTCGACGCCGGCCCCGACCTCCGTGAGCATCTCCTCCGTGCGCAGTGGTGGGATCTCGCTCACCGCGCCGACCATCGTCGTCTTACCTACACCGAATCCTCCGGCTATGAGGATCTTGACCGCGGACGCGAGCGCGTTCGTGCCGACCCGCTCAGAGCCTTCGAATACCATCGAGAACCGCCTGCAGTAGCTGTGGGCTGGGAATGTCGGTCGTGGTCGGAGGCGAGCGGAACACGAGATACCCGCGTTCGATGAGGTCGCTCAACATCACCTTCACCACGACAATGGGCAGATCAATCTTGGCCGACACCTCGGCCACCGACTGGGGCTGCTGGCACAGGCGCACGATCTCCGCGTGTTCCGGTCCCAGCGATCCCCTCGGGTCCACGGTCGTCGCCACGACCAGACTGATCAGCTCAAGATCGTGCCGTGTCGGGCGGGCCCTACCCCCGGCCAGGAAGAATGGGCGGACCAGCGGGTCCGCGGGTGCTTCCTCCCAAGGCTCGCCGTACCGGTTCATGGCGATGTGCTACCTCGTGCTGCTTCCTGGGCGGAGGTACGGGGCGCCGCGGACAGCGTCGCGCCGACCCGCTTCACGAGCCGGTTCATCTCGTAGGCCACCAGACCGAGGTCCGGCTGCGCGTTCGTCAACGCCGCCAGGCACGCGCCCCGGCCTGCCGCGGTGACGAACAGGAACGCCTCGTCCATCTCCACCAGCGTCTGCCGTACTTCGCCGCCATGGAAGTGCCGCGCCGTGCCACGGGACAGGCTCTGAAAGGCCGACGCCACGGCCGACAGGTGCTCGGCTTCCTCTTCCGTGAGGCTGTGCGAACGGCCGAGCAGCAGGCCGTCTGTCGAGAGGACCACAGCGTGGTCGATTCCGACGACCCTGCGGGCGAAGTCGTCGAGTAGCCAGCTCAGGTCAACCGTTGTCGTCATCTTCCGATCCACCGCCAGTTCTTGTCGATCAGCGTGCCGAGATTATCTATGGACGCCACGGGCCCTGGTCCTCGGCGCGGCCACGTTCCGTTCCTCGCTGGAACGCACTCATTACATTGCGCGCCTGCGCCGCCCGTTCATCGAAGTCAGGCTCGGCCGACTCATGTTCGGGCTCCGGCTCCTGGTCGGGTGCCGGGTCGTCCTGCAACTGTGGCGCCAGATGGGTTTGCCTTCGGCGTCTCGGCAGCGGCGGCAGGTCACCGTCCGATTGCGCCGGCCACTGCGGCTGCTGCGGCGGCGGCGCCTGGTGTTGCGGGCCCTGTGGCCGCTGCGGCGGCACCTGTTGCGGCGCCTGGTGCTGCGGGCCCTGTGGCTGCGGCGGCACCTGTTGCGGTGCCTGCGGCGGTGGCGCAGCCCCTGGCCTGCGCCTCGTCCGAAACTCTTCCTCCACACGAGCCTCCCCCGCGCCGTTCGTGCTCGGCTCGGCGCTGGGATGTGCCACCTTGCCGTTGCCCTGGTGTTCGGCGAACAGCGACGAATGACCGTTGGATACGCCCGCAGCGGCCGGAACTCGAGGTATGGCGCGCAAGGTGACGTCGTCATCGGCCGGGTCACTGTCCTGATTGGCCGCTTCTGCGGCGGTAAGGTTGGTGGGCAGAAGCACCACCGCCCGCACGCCCCCGTAGATCGACTCAAGCAACGTGATCTTGATGCCGTGCTCGTGGGCCAGCTTCGCCACCACGAAGAAGCCGATACGTGAGTCCTGGGTCAGCGCCATCACGCTGAAGTCGGGCGGCTCACGGAACATCGCGTTGTAGTCCTCGCGATCCTCCAGGTCGATACCGATGCCCTGGTCCTCGACCTCGATGACCGTGCCCTTGCCCACCGGGTTGCTGCGCACCTCGATACTGGAACCGGGAGGCGAGAACTCGATGGCGTTGTCCACCAGCTCCGCCAGCAGGTGGACGACGTCCGCCACCGCGCGGCCGACCAGCGTCATGTCAGGGATGCGGCCGATGTTCACGCGGTTGTACTGCGAGGTCTCCGACACGGCGCTTCGCACCACATCGATGAGCCTCGCGCCGTCCCGCCACTGACGGCCAAGCTGGCCGCCACCGAGGATGATCAGGTTCTCGGCGTTGCGCCGTTCGCGGGTACTCAGATGGTCGAGCTGGAACAGCAGCTCCACCTGGTCCGGGTCCTCCACGGCACGCTCGGCCTTGTCCAGAACCTGCAGCTGGCGCTGCACGACCGCCTGACTGCGGCGCGCGATGTTGAGGAACACCGCGTTGGTGCCCTCCCGAAGCTGCGCCTCCTGTACGGCGGCATTGACAGCGGTCTGCTGTGCCTTGTTGAACGCCTGGGCCACCTCGCCGATCTCGTCGTATCCGACGTGGAGTTCAGGCACTTCCTGGGATACGTTGACCGGTTCCCCGTCCCTGATTCGCTGCACGACCGAGGGCAGTCGCTCGTCGGCTCGCAGCGTGTCGTCGCGAAGCTTGCGAAGCCGCCGCACGACGCTGTTGCCCATCCGCATGGCGAGCAACAGCACCGCGGTCGCCAGCACCAGGCTCGCCACCGCGATGAGCACCGAGCGCGTCAACTGGTTCTCGGCCGCTTCCTTCTCCATCGCCGCCGCGGCGGTGCCCAGTTCACGAAGGCCCATGCTGCTAAGCGCGATCGCACTCTCCCGCATCACCGTGTGCCACTGCTGGTCGCTGAGTGGCAACTCGACGTCGGAAGCGGTGGGGTCGAACTGGCTCGTCGGCTCTAGGTAACCCAGTTCCTGGGCCTGCTCGTCGAACGCGATAACGCCCTGGTTTGCCAGAGCTGTCTCCATCTGGCCCAATTGCTGCCACTCTGGCGAGTTCTGCAGCTCCTGGAGTTTCCGCTGTTCCTCCTCGGGCAGCCGCGGGACGACGGAGGCCAACTCGGCGCGATAGGCGCGCGTGAGCGAGCTGAATTCCTCGAGCTCTGCCTGCGTCATGCCTTCGGCCTGCATCGAGGCCGCCGCCAGTGAGTTGCTTCGCACCAACCAGTCGGAGATGCGCATCAGGTCGGAGGCCGTCGAGCGGTAGAGGGCCGTTTCCTTGTCGGTGGAGTCCCGGCCGATGGAGTCCGCCGCGACGATCATCGCATCGGCGATCTGGTTG harbors:
- a CDS encoding nucleoside-diphosphate sugar epimerase/dehydratase, yielding MHDLVMAFSAPWRRKTALLAAVDGFSWLLAILLASWLRYEFTLDQVFGGALVRATAVAVLASWVTGWASRLYSGGYAVGSLDDVLNLAKSTILGGFALLIALLLGLTPSIPRSVPVIATLLALSMSASARLLARAYRGRRLRPRQSSARRVIVYGSGPQGEQLIRSMLSGAAGDLLPVAVLDDDTETPNARVAGVPVRGGTGQLEAVSRETRAQLLIVAMVNPDPAAMRSLVSAAANTSLDVKVLPPLSELLRPWADFSDLRDLNLTDLLGRAPVDTDVQSIAGYLAGQRVLITGAGGSIGSELCRQVDKFKPAALMMLDRDESALHAVRLSLYGKADLDSPNVILADIRDADRIREVFLRYQPDVVFHAAALKHLAMLERYPEEAWKTNVLGTITLLEAACESGVSKFINVSTDKAANPSSMLGRSKRIGERLVAGTAARCGGTFLSVRFGNVLGSRGSVLTTFAEQLSSGAPLTVTHPDVTRFFMTVPEAVELVIQAAAIGRSGEALVLDMGEPVRIAELAEMLMALSGRQSPIVYTGLGRGEKLHEELFGSGELDRRPVHPAISHIRVSGIDTATVRTVGSQLDVARAMTELVDSEVSIPRVREPQPVELRPAERSDSREQAHLTSNHHFDPGSSTPQRGHR
- a CDS encoding nucleotide sugar dehydrogenase, with amino-acid sequence MSTVVKSPGRLVVVGQGFVGLPIAMRAVEVGFDVVGVDVDVVRVWSLRDGRSYVEDVTDDELERALSSGRYRPTDDYADVEGFDAAIITVPTPLRDSSPDLSFIEAATKSIAEHVRPGVTVVLESTTYPGTTEELVVPLLEKGSGLSAGQDFLVGYSPERIDPGNTRWRFANTPKVVSGIESRSLAAVQRLYDRLVERTVPVTTPKEAELAKLLENTFRHVNIALVNELAVFAHQLGVDIWEAIDAATTKPFGFMRFTPGPGVGGHCLPVDPTYLSWRVRRDLKRDFRFVSLANDVNDHMPDYVVQRLGASLNRMRKPVNDSTVVLLGLAYKPNTGDIRESPALRLTELLTEQGANVLAIDSHVEPHRCPSNVKLVELSCQVVRDADVVVLLTDHDDVDYTLVQRSATAVLDTRRRLSGSNVEYL
- a CDS encoding GTP-binding protein, with the translated sequence MVFEGSERVGTNALASAVKILIAGGFGVGKTTMVGAVSEIPPLRTEEMLTEVGAGVDDISGVEAKTTTTVAIDFGRITINPKLVLYLFGTPGQQRFWFMWDELAKGALGAVVLADTRRLDNCFASVDFFERRKVPFMVAVNCFQNAPVYDVEQVRAALDVDREVPITLTDARDKELSKHALVTLMEYLIKLRSAGARAPQPSR
- a CDS encoding DUF742 domain-containing protein; the encoded protein is MNRYGEPWEEAPADPLVRPFFLAGGRARPTRHDLELISLVVATTVDPRGSLGPEHAEIVRLCQQPQSVAEVSAKIDLPIVVVKVMLSDLIERGYLVFRSPPTTTDIPSPQLLQAVLDGIRRL
- a CDS encoding roadblock/LC7 domain-containing protein, with the protein product MTTTVDLSWLLDDFARRVVGIDHAVVLSTDGLLLGRSHSLTEEEAEHLSAVASAFQSLSRGTARHFHGGEVRQTLVEMDEAFLFVTAAGRGACLAALTNAQPDLGLVAYEMNRLVKRVGATLSAAPRTSAQEAARGSTSP
- a CDS encoding sensor histidine kinase → MSGSSGRKPVISLKARVLAIALVPSFVLLAAGVGFNTYALIEAVQKRDTAELLADGYNMAVPFMPAMSEERRASLAVVANPSQRNKAALAQARQGMDQLMSRFSDISSQVADAMPQRAKDAITRFVSAMPRMMELRQNVDSGRISRLQVYQAFNQIADAMIVAADSIGRDSTDKETALYRSTASDLMRISDWLVRSNSLAAASMQAEGMTQAELEEFSSLTRAYRAELASVVPRLPEEEQRKLQELQNSPEWQQLGQMETALANQGVIAFDEQAQELGYLEPTSQFDPTASDVELPLSDQQWHTVMRESAIALSSMGLRELGTAAAAMEKEAAENQLTRSVLIAVASLVLATAVLLLAMRMGNSVVRRLRKLRDDTLRADERLPSVVQRIRDGEPVNVSQEVPELHVGYDEIGEVAQAFNKAQQTAVNAAVQEAQLREGTNAVFLNIARRSQAVVQRQLQVLDKAERAVEDPDQVELLFQLDHLSTRERRNAENLIILGGGQLGRQWRDGARLIDVVRSAVSETSQYNRVNIGRIPDMTLVGRAVADVVHLLAELVDNAIEFSPPGSSIEVRSNPVGKGTVIEVEDQGIGIDLEDREDYNAMFREPPDFSVMALTQDSRIGFFVVAKLAHEHGIKITLLESIYGGVRAVVLLPTNLTAAEAANQDSDPADDDVTLRAIPRVPAAAGVSNGHSSLFAEHQGNGKVAHPSAEPSTNGAGEARVEEEFRTRRRPGAAPPPQAPQQVPPQPQGPQHQAPQQVPPQRPQGPQHQAPPPQQPQWPAQSDGDLPPLPRRRRQTHLAPQLQDDPAPDQEPEPEHESAEPDFDERAAQARNVMSAFQRGTERGRAEDQGPWRP